The following proteins are co-located in the Microvirga ossetica genome:
- a CDS encoding peroxidase family protein encodes MVSLVKHDLEFILKQIKIAEEHAAGGDLRKLVAEAGGLDPNATTTPTQAFLLPYGLRTVDGTYNNLVEGRETWGAADQPFPEMSSPQYVNEQDDAQMFGTPANPVWLTNNNYTPGSNPGTPMLAPGTVVDADPRTISNLIADQTLNNPAAISAALTYAGITGAAQMTAISQIQAARVAITNAGTGVGNIPSLEASVDAAEAALSLAQADRLMKVDLAAQAETAYQMALEDIAPLEQALIDAQASLSGLTEESEGYAEAVAAVDLAQQAVNSMQSVVDAALVQVGVSSAAVGAADDAVLAKTTALDAAEDALAVAQTASQAVTVAETALANLLNQLDIQMDGNTVLIPNVAPDIGDSAPYNSLFTLFGQFFDHGLDLISKGGSGTVYIPLQPDDPLYVPGSHSNFMVMTRASRDGDGDTINTTTPWVDQNQTYTSHASHQVFLREYMTGPDGKTIATGNLLEGARGLATWADVKAQAKAMLGIDLTDANVGNVPLLRTDPYGNFIPHPQTGFAQVIVGLGNDGVPNTSDDIVISGTPANPASLANAVLTGHAFLDDIAHSAVPGTTYDHDGNPATPMIKVSGDADNVAGNQIGFDSRGNKVAYDNELLDAHYITGDGRGNENVGLTTIHHVFHSEHNHLVEQVKELALTSGDLAFLNEWLLVDVTAVPTTAEAKAALVWDGERLFQAARFTNEMEYQHLVFEEFARKMQPDVDAFVFEPSVDINPAIFAEFAQAVYRFGHSMLNETIDTITVNGQQVSMKLFDGFLNPVGFGSDTIDHDAAAGAIIRGMSRQHGNEIDEFVTHVLRNQLVGIPLDLAALNIARGRDLGLPSLNEARAQFYQMSGQDSQVKPYVSWTDFALNLQNPLSIVNFIAAYGKHDLIAAATTMEGKRAAASLLIFGGTGAPADRLDFLNSEGTWASKESGLNDIDLWMGGLAEKKMDFGGMLGSTFAFVFEAQLEALQDADRFYYLSRVQGLNLLNELENNSMTDIIMRNTDLGDEGRTALPGDIFATPDHTLEIIKSKQIGDDPVWDNPVLQALSPLVVRKDLDGDGDGDVLIYNGTEHVVMGGSAEADLLVAGEGDDTVWGYEGNDTIEAGYGVDIIHGGDGDDIITNAGTDIGMTDKLHGEKGNDVIQGGSGLALLFGNEGQDFLITGPDGKNAFGGTGNDFILGGDGGDMLLGNEGDDWIEGGPRFDVIAGENSELFFNSSVIGHDVLNGGASDTDYDGESGDDIMFQAEGIQRNNGMAGFDWAIHKGDTVAANTDLGIPLFDNQEAFILRDRFDLVEGLSGWKHNDILTGRVAATNTRAEATGTAAIPGPDSPLDSFSNDLLQKNVSLINGLDQLVAHRIRVPVVDAQGRPVLDANGNPELIVLDTSQAADIILGGGGSDTIKGFAGDDIIDGDKWLNVRIKIVKDGVTYTADGMTGKVYLESQYAYGAPLANAVAQFGGKTLDALMLSATLNPGQLSIVREIVDGDLDNTATDVAVYGDLRANYVITSNADGSITVEHVTVTVETDPTTGSNRVSDGIDRLFNIEKLRFADGEVNLTPPKLSLHAFDAANYRDDFNPANYVGSDGTAAWTSSWVESADGANSGTNGQIVLSNQALRFQEGDGATITRTVNLDGHATARLSFNANPDNLENDDYVSIQFSPDGNPNNFVELGRITGDGGNTLRTFDLTGPFTANAAIRFVATSFENGIFGIGSDVVTIDNVAIDFSRPAVAPTVNHSATFTENGTAVAIANNPGIVDDAVQMVSARIVLINAQAGDTFIVGNLPAGIDDAITTVNGQVILTLTGAASLADYQTAIQAVTFSNNSNNPVAGNRVIEVTVNDGFLNSNVATTTVNVVPVNDAPAANNDSVYTNYTTAPFILPEWALLANDTDGEGAALDVTTINAVSGLTASLTTGSVTVTDTGTAGGNFTYTANDGSGAANATDTATVTINRDTTGAINGNDGDNILIGDGGNSTLTGGQGDDLVFAGAGNDTITWGVTTFLGFEIGNDGHDFVDGGAGTLDRFVVTGSNAAESFVVYARASVPAALAAGLKPDTEIVITRNGNIIAELDNIEEITINTSGGADTVQAVGNFNPTSLNFSTITINGSSDDNVVDISQLTSAHRIVFRSYGGNDTIVGTLREQDVIELEPGRTPDEYEWEENEDGTTSVTCGGHRVTFRCEEGRRPNLCEGTVPTEPEVPVDPEQPTEPVDPQQPTDPQPVDPVTPTDPVPSSPSQPEAPKSLSITGNSRSETLHGGDGNDRMDGGRGNDKLLGSAGNDVLKGGDGHDRLDGGTGNDRMEGGRGNDVYIVDSAGDRVIERSGQGIDTVKSSVSFSLNGTHAEKLVLTGTADINGTGNRLDNSLTGNAGDNALHGGSGHDILKGMAGDDRLDGGSGRDMLYGGAGNDMLKGGAGDDRLSGGSGDDIFVFQRGGGRDVVTDFRADHDRIDTSRLAGVDSMADLRVMQVDHDTVIEHGTDILVLKGVTVSDLDNSDFIF; translated from the coding sequence ATGGTCAGTCTCGTCAAGCACGACCTCGAATTCATCCTGAAGCAGATCAAGATCGCTGAAGAGCATGCTGCCGGCGGAGACCTGCGCAAGCTCGTGGCCGAGGCGGGTGGGCTCGATCCCAACGCCACCACCACGCCGACCCAGGCGTTCCTGCTTCCCTATGGCCTGCGCACGGTCGACGGTACCTACAATAACCTCGTCGAGGGACGCGAGACCTGGGGCGCTGCCGACCAGCCTTTCCCTGAAATGAGTTCCCCCCAGTACGTTAACGAGCAGGACGATGCCCAGATGTTCGGCACCCCTGCCAATCCGGTGTGGCTGACGAACAATAATTACACCCCTGGCTCGAACCCCGGAACGCCGATGCTGGCGCCCGGCACCGTCGTCGATGCCGACCCGCGCACGATCTCGAACCTGATCGCCGATCAGACGCTGAACAACCCCGCCGCCATCAGCGCGGCGCTGACCTATGCGGGCATCACGGGCGCGGCCCAGATGACCGCCATCTCACAGATCCAAGCCGCCCGCGTGGCGATCACGAATGCCGGGACGGGGGTCGGCAACATCCCTAGTCTTGAGGCCTCGGTTGATGCTGCGGAGGCGGCTCTGTCGCTTGCCCAGGCAGACCGTCTCATGAAGGTGGATTTAGCAGCGCAAGCTGAGACCGCTTATCAGATGGCCCTGGAAGACATTGCCCCTCTCGAGCAGGCATTGATTGACGCGCAGGCTTCGCTCAGTGGCCTCACCGAGGAGAGCGAGGGCTACGCGGAGGCGGTCGCTGCCGTCGACCTCGCCCAGCAAGCCGTGAACAGCATGCAGTCCGTCGTTGATGCCGCGTTGGTGCAAGTCGGTGTTTCGTCCGCGGCGGTAGGAGCCGCCGATGATGCGGTGCTTGCCAAGACCACGGCTCTGGACGCTGCCGAGGACGCCCTTGCCGTTGCACAGACAGCGTCCCAGGCCGTCACGGTGGCCGAGACGGCGCTTGCCAACCTCCTGAACCAGCTCGACATCCAGATGGACGGTAACACCGTCCTCATCCCGAACGTCGCGCCCGACATCGGCGACTCCGCGCCCTACAACTCCCTGTTCACCCTGTTCGGCCAATTCTTCGACCACGGCCTCGACCTGATCTCGAAGGGCGGAAGCGGCACGGTCTATATCCCGCTCCAGCCGGATGACCCGCTCTATGTCCCGGGCAGCCATTCCAACTTCATGGTGATGACCCGCGCCAGCCGTGACGGGGATGGCGACACCATCAACACGACCACGCCGTGGGTCGACCAAAACCAGACCTACACCTCGCATGCCTCGCACCAGGTCTTCCTGCGCGAGTACATGACCGGCCCGGACGGAAAGACAATTGCGACTGGCAACCTCCTCGAGGGTGCAAGGGGTCTGGCCACCTGGGCAGACGTCAAGGCGCAGGCCAAGGCAATGCTCGGCATCGACCTGACCGATGCCAACGTCGGCAACGTTCCGCTGCTGCGCACGGATCCTTACGGCAACTTCATCCCGCATCCGCAGACCGGCTTCGCCCAGGTCATCGTCGGCCTCGGCAACGATGGTGTTCCGAACACGTCCGACGACATCGTCATCTCGGGTACCCCGGCCAACCCGGCCAGCCTCGCGAATGCGGTCCTCACAGGCCACGCGTTCCTCGACGACATCGCCCATTCGGCGGTGCCCGGCACGACTTACGATCACGACGGGAACCCCGCGACCCCAATGATCAAGGTCTCTGGCGACGCGGACAACGTCGCAGGCAACCAGATCGGCTTCGACAGCCGCGGCAACAAGGTGGCCTACGACAACGAGCTGCTCGACGCCCACTACATCACGGGTGACGGCCGCGGCAACGAGAACGTCGGCCTGACCACGATCCACCACGTGTTCCACTCCGAGCACAACCACCTCGTCGAGCAGGTGAAGGAACTCGCCCTGACCTCGGGTGACCTTGCCTTCCTGAACGAGTGGTTGCTCGTAGACGTCACGGCCGTCCCGACTACGGCCGAGGCCAAGGCCGCCCTCGTCTGGGACGGCGAGCGCCTGTTCCAGGCTGCCCGCTTCACCAACGAGATGGAGTACCAGCACCTCGTCTTCGAGGAATTCGCCCGCAAGATGCAGCCCGACGTCGACGCCTTCGTGTTCGAGCCGTCGGTCGACATCAACCCGGCGATCTTCGCGGAGTTTGCCCAGGCGGTTTACCGCTTCGGCCACTCGATGCTCAACGAGACCATCGACACGATCACCGTCAACGGCCAGCAGGTGTCGATGAAGCTGTTCGACGGCTTTCTCAACCCAGTCGGCTTCGGGTCAGACACCATTGACCACGATGCTGCTGCCGGCGCGATCATCCGCGGCATGTCCCGCCAGCACGGCAACGAGATCGACGAGTTCGTGACCCACGTGCTGCGCAACCAGCTCGTCGGCATCCCGCTCGACCTCGCGGCGCTCAACATCGCCCGTGGCCGCGATCTCGGCCTGCCGTCCCTCAACGAGGCCCGCGCGCAGTTCTACCAGATGTCTGGACAGGACTCGCAGGTGAAGCCCTACGTGAGCTGGACCGACTTCGCGCTCAATCTCCAGAACCCGCTGTCGATCGTCAATTTCATCGCGGCCTACGGCAAGCATGACCTGATTGCCGCCGCGACCACCATGGAGGGCAAGCGGGCCGCCGCATCCCTGCTGATCTTCGGCGGCACGGGTGCTCCGGCGGATCGTCTCGACTTCCTCAACTCGGAAGGGACATGGGCGAGCAAGGAATCTGGCCTTAACGACATCGATCTCTGGATGGGCGGCCTCGCCGAGAAGAAGATGGACTTCGGCGGCATGCTCGGGTCGACCTTCGCCTTCGTCTTCGAGGCTCAGCTCGAAGCTCTTCAGGATGCCGACCGGTTTTACTACCTCTCGCGTGTTCAGGGTCTCAACCTCCTGAACGAGCTCGAGAACAACTCGATGACCGACATCATCATGCGCAACACCGACCTCGGCGACGAGGGACGGACGGCGCTCCCGGGCGATATCTTCGCCACCCCCGACCACACCCTCGAGATTATCAAGTCGAAGCAGATCGGGGACGATCCGGTCTGGGACAACCCCGTCCTCCAGGCGCTCTCGCCTCTGGTTGTGCGCAAGGATCTCGACGGTGACGGCGACGGTGACGTCCTCATCTACAACGGCACCGAACACGTGGTCATGGGCGGCTCGGCCGAGGCCGACCTGCTCGTGGCGGGTGAAGGCGACGATACAGTGTGGGGCTACGAGGGCAACGACACCATCGAGGCCGGGTACGGCGTCGACATCATCCACGGTGGTGACGGCGACGACATCATCACCAACGCCGGCACAGACATCGGCATGACCGACAAGCTGCACGGCGAGAAGGGCAACGACGTCATCCAGGGGGGCTCCGGCCTCGCGCTGCTCTTCGGCAACGAGGGACAGGACTTCCTGATCACCGGTCCGGACGGCAAGAACGCCTTCGGCGGCACCGGCAACGACTTCATCCTCGGTGGCGACGGCGGCGACATGCTGCTCGGTAACGAGGGCGACGACTGGATCGAGGGTGGACCGCGCTTCGACGTCATCGCCGGCGAGAACTCGGAGCTGTTCTTCAACTCCTCTGTCATCGGGCATGACGTGCTCAACGGTGGCGCCAGCGACACCGACTACGACGGCGAGTCCGGCGACGACATCATGTTCCAGGCGGAAGGCATCCAGCGCAACAACGGCATGGCCGGCTTCGACTGGGCGATCCACAAGGGTGACACCGTGGCGGCGAACACCGACCTCGGCATCCCGCTCTTCGACAACCAGGAGGCGTTCATCCTGCGTGACCGCTTCGACCTCGTCGAAGGCCTGTCGGGCTGGAAGCATAACGACATCCTTACGGGTCGTGTCGCTGCCACCAACACGAGAGCGGAGGCGACCGGTACGGCCGCCATCCCGGGTCCGGACTCCCCGCTCGACTCCTTCTCCAACGATCTGTTGCAGAAGAACGTCTCGCTCATCAACGGCCTTGATCAGCTCGTGGCACACCGCATCCGGGTTCCGGTTGTGGACGCCCAGGGCCGACCAGTCCTCGATGCGAACGGCAATCCCGAGCTGATCGTGCTCGATACCTCGCAGGCCGCGGACATCATCCTCGGCGGTGGCGGCAGCGACACTATCAAGGGCTTCGCCGGTGACGACATCATCGACGGCGACAAGTGGCTCAACGTCCGCATCAAGATCGTCAAGGACGGCGTCACCTACACGGCCGACGGGATGACAGGAAAGGTCTACCTGGAGTCGCAGTACGCCTACGGTGCTCCGCTCGCCAATGCGGTGGCCCAGTTCGGCGGCAAGACCCTCGATGCCCTGATGCTCAGCGCGACACTCAACCCGGGCCAGCTCAGTATCGTCCGCGAGATCGTCGACGGTGATCTGGACAACACTGCCACTGACGTGGCTGTCTACGGCGACCTGCGGGCGAACTACGTCATCACCAGCAATGCCGACGGCAGCATCACGGTCGAGCATGTGACGGTGACGGTCGAGACCGACCCAACCACGGGCAGCAACCGCGTCTCGGACGGCATCGACCGCCTGTTCAACATCGAGAAGCTGCGCTTTGCCGATGGTGAGGTGAACCTGACCCCGCCGAAGCTTTCGCTCCACGCCTTCGACGCCGCGAACTATCGCGACGACTTCAATCCTGCGAACTACGTGGGATCGGACGGAACGGCGGCCTGGACTTCGAGCTGGGTGGAAAGCGCCGACGGCGCCAACTCCGGCACGAATGGACAGATCGTCCTGAGCAACCAGGCATTGCGGTTCCAGGAAGGCGACGGCGCGACCATCACGCGTACGGTCAACCTGGATGGTCATGCCACCGCTCGCCTGAGCTTCAATGCCAACCCGGACAATCTCGAGAACGACGACTACGTTTCCATCCAGTTCTCCCCTGATGGGAATCCCAACAACTTCGTTGAGCTCGGCCGGATCACCGGCGATGGCGGGAACACGCTCCGGACTTTCGACCTGACCGGACCGTTCACCGCCAATGCAGCCATCCGGTTCGTCGCGACCTCGTTCGAGAATGGGATTTTCGGCATCGGCAGCGACGTGGTCACCATCGACAACGTGGCGATCGACTTCTCCAGACCTGCTGTTGCTCCGACCGTCAACCACTCGGCGACCTTCACCGAAAACGGCACGGCAGTGGCGATCGCCAACAACCCCGGCATCGTGGACGACGCCGTCCAGATGGTCTCGGCCAGGATCGTGCTGATCAACGCCCAGGCCGGCGACACCTTCATCGTCGGCAACCTTCCGGCGGGGATCGACGATGCCATCACGACAGTAAACGGCCAGGTCATCCTGACGCTTACGGGAGCGGCTTCCCTCGCCGACTACCAGACGGCGATCCAGGCGGTGACGTTCTCCAACAACTCGAACAACCCGGTTGCAGGAAACCGCGTGATCGAGGTGACGGTGAATGACGGCTTCTTGAACAGCAACGTGGCGACGACGACGGTCAACGTCGTGCCTGTCAACGATGCCCCGGCGGCCAACAACGACAGCGTGTACACCAACTACACGACGGCACCGTTCATCCTTCCGGAATGGGCATTGCTGGCCAACGACACCGATGGAGAAGGTGCCGCGCTGGACGTCACCACGATCAACGCCGTCAGCGGCCTCACGGCTTCCCTGACGACGGGTTCGGTCACCGTGACCGATACCGGCACCGCCGGTGGTAATTTCACCTACACCGCAAACGACGGATCCGGCGCTGCGAATGCAACTGATACCGCCACCGTGACGATCAACCGCGACACGACTGGTGCCATCAACGGCAACGACGGCGATAACATCCTGATCGGCGACGGGGGCAACAGCACCCTCACCGGCGGCCAGGGCGACGACCTGGTCTTCGCCGGGGCTGGTAATGATACGATCACCTGGGGCGTCACCACGTTCCTGGGCTTCGAGATCGGCAACGACGGCCACGACTTCGTCGACGGCGGTGCCGGCACCCTCGACCGCTTCGTCGTCACGGGCAGCAATGCGGCCGAGTCCTTCGTGGTCTATGCCCGCGCCTCCGTCCCGGCGGCGCTCGCTGCCGGCCTCAAGCCGGACACGGAGATCGTGATCACCCGCAACGGGAACATCATCGCCGAGCTCGACAACATTGAGGAGATCACCATCAACACCAGCGGCGGTGCCGACACGGTGCAGGCGGTTGGCAACTTCAATCCCACCAGTCTGAACTTCAGCACAATCACGATCAACGGCTCGTCGGACGACAATGTCGTCGACATCTCTCAGCTCACCTCGGCGCACCGGATCGTGTTCCGCTCCTATGGCGGCAACGACACCATCGTCGGCACGCTGCGGGAGCAGGACGTGATCGAACTCGAGCCCGGCCGCACGCCGGACGAATACGAGTGGGAGGAGAACGAGGACGGCACCACCAGCGTCACCTGCGGCGGCCACCGCGTTACCTTCCGGTGCGAGGAAGGTCGCAGGCCGAATCTCTGCGAGGGTACGGTCCCGACCGAACCCGAGGTTCCTGTCGATCCCGAGCAGCCGACGGAGCCGGTGGACCCGCAGCAGCCGACTGATCCTCAGCCTGTCGATCCAGTCACGCCGACGGATCCGGTCCCGAGTTCCCCGAGCCAACCCGAGGCGCCCAAGAGCCTGTCCATTACGGGCAACTCGCGGAGCGAGACCCTTCACGGTGGCGACGGCAACGACCGGATGGACGGCGGACGCGGAAACGACAAGCTCCTGGGCAGCGCCGGCAACGACGTGCTCAAGGGCGGCGACGGCCACGACCGTCTCGACGGCGGCACGGGTAACGACCGTATGGAAGGCGGACGCGGCAATGATGTCTACATCGTCGACAGTGCCGGCGACCGGGTGATCGAGCGCTCCGGTCAGGGTATCGACACGGTGAAGAGCAGCGTGTCCTTCTCGCTCAACGGCACCCATGCGGAGAAGCTGGTCCTGACAGGGACGGCGGACATCAACGGCACGGGCAACCGTCTCGACAACAGCCTGACAGGCAATGCCG